The Candidatus Binatia bacterium genome has a window encoding:
- a CDS encoding molybdopterin-dependent oxidoreductase — translation MKNSKGKEKTRAICRTCMISCGVFMEIVDGRVKSLIGDSDDPASHGYSCRRGRDIEGHLYGPNRILRPLQKDANGEFQSVSPQTAVSGIAERLSEIVDKHGPASVALYSGTYALAPPGGMVSGAFMDALGSPMSFSCGSIDQPGKLLARALHGKWHAGGTAFAEAETWLFIGTNPAVSGLGGVPTINPNWHLHRAVKRGIKLIVIDPRRSETAQKARVHLQPVPGEDATILAGMVRLVLAEGLEDKDFVAENGKNLEELRQHVEPFTPEFVEKRADIPADQLREATRIFANAKTGGASAGTGSNMSPRGTLAEYLLACLITLCGFRAKQGDRVPNPGVLVPKGPRRAQPLEPMPVAWGFPPALRVRGLSNTACGLPTGALADEILLEGDGQIRALFCLGGNPLTAWPDQIKTRAALEKLDLLVVLDPKMNQTARYADYVIPPKLVPEIPALSYDFEELETHSPGWGYPVPYAAYREALVAPPEGSELLEDWELFYYLAREMKLPLQVYFGLLRDPGDPDGRFVSLDMENKPTTDDFFDWLTEGSRIPLSEVRKHQAGRLYEDPDAVVLPRDPDCTSFLELGNPIMMEQLDEALQQGALPGDEEFPFRLLSRRQKHTLNSLGRDQADLVRERPHNPLFMHPADMERIGADNGKIVSISSRRATIHAVVQESNELREGVVSMSHAYGIDLDRLKAGSDPSEPQEYSMGNHTGALASADLDYQEPYTGIPRMSSIPVHVTLGDLT, via the coding sequence ATGAAAAATTCTAAAGGCAAAGAAAAAACGCGCGCCATTTGTCGGACCTGCATGATCTCCTGCGGTGTCTTCATGGAAATCGTAGATGGACGGGTCAAGAGTTTGATTGGCGACTCGGATGATCCCGCGTCGCATGGGTACTCCTGCCGCAGAGGCCGCGATATCGAGGGGCACCTATACGGCCCCAACCGAATCCTCCGCCCTCTGCAGAAAGACGCGAACGGAGAATTCCAATCCGTTTCACCGCAAACCGCCGTTTCCGGGATTGCCGAGAGACTGAGTGAAATTGTCGACAAGCACGGCCCTGCCTCTGTGGCCCTCTACTCGGGCACCTACGCGCTGGCCCCTCCGGGCGGCATGGTATCCGGTGCGTTCATGGATGCACTGGGTTCTCCGATGTCATTCAGCTGCGGCTCGATCGACCAACCCGGAAAACTCCTGGCACGCGCCCTGCACGGAAAATGGCACGCGGGCGGCACTGCATTCGCCGAGGCGGAAACATGGTTGTTCATCGGCACCAACCCGGCGGTATCGGGCCTTGGCGGCGTCCCCACGATCAATCCCAACTGGCACCTGCACCGAGCGGTAAAGCGTGGAATCAAACTGATCGTGATTGATCCCAGACGCAGCGAAACCGCACAGAAGGCTCGAGTCCACCTGCAACCGGTTCCCGGCGAGGATGCGACCATCCTGGCCGGCATGGTTCGTCTTGTGCTCGCAGAAGGGCTTGAGGACAAGGACTTCGTTGCCGAGAACGGCAAGAATCTCGAAGAACTGCGCCAGCACGTCGAACCATTTACACCTGAGTTCGTGGAGAAACGCGCTGACATTCCGGCCGATCAACTGCGCGAGGCCACGCGGATCTTCGCCAACGCCAAAACCGGTGGCGCCAGCGCCGGTACCGGGTCCAATATGTCGCCGCGGGGAACTCTGGCCGAGTATCTTCTGGCTTGCCTGATCACGCTCTGCGGCTTTCGTGCCAAGCAAGGTGACCGGGTCCCGAACCCCGGCGTGCTCGTACCCAAGGGACCGCGACGCGCCCAACCGCTGGAACCCATGCCCGTTGCCTGGGGCTTTCCGCCCGCATTGCGGGTTCGCGGGCTCTCCAACACTGCCTGCGGTTTGCCAACAGGTGCGCTTGCTGACGAGATCTTGCTCGAGGGCGACGGCCAGATCCGTGCGCTCTTCTGCCTGGGCGGCAATCCATTGACCGCCTGGCCCGATCAGATCAAGACGCGCGCCGCTCTGGAAAAACTGGACCTGCTCGTTGTGCTCGACCCGAAGATGAACCAGACGGCGCGCTACGCGGACTACGTCATCCCGCCCAAACTGGTCCCGGAGATCCCCGCGCTGAGCTACGATTTCGAAGAACTCGAGACTCATTCGCCGGGCTGGGGATATCCAGTCCCCTATGCGGCCTACCGCGAGGCTCTGGTCGCCCCCCCCGAAGGATCCGAGCTCCTCGAAGATTGGGAATTATTTTACTACCTGGCGCGAGAGATGAAGCTGCCCCTGCAAGTCTACTTCGGCCTGCTCCGAGACCCGGGCGATCCCGACGGGCGCTTTGTTTCCCTCGACATGGAAAACAAGCCGACTACAGACGATTTTTTTGACTGGCTCACCGAGGGCTCGCGTATCCCGTTGTCCGAGGTGCGCAAGCACCAGGCCGGACGTCTCTACGAAGACCCCGATGCCGTGGTTCTGCCGCGGGATCCGGATTGCACCTCGTTTCTCGAACTCGGCAACCCGATCATGATGGAACAACTCGACGAAGCTCTACAGCAGGGAGCTCTCCCGGGCGACGAAGAATTCCCGTTCCGGCTTTTGAGCCGAAGGCAGAAACATACCCTGAACTCTCTGGGTCGCGACCAAGCGGATCTGGTCCGTGAGCGCCCTCATAATCCACTGTTTATGCACCCCGCGGACATGGAGCGCATCGGCGCCGACAATGGCAAGATCGTCTCGATCTCTTCGCGCCGCGCCACCATTCACGCGGTCGTGCAGGAGTCCAACGAACTCCGCGAGGGCGTGGTCTCCATGAGCCATGCCTACGGGATCGATCTCGACCGACTGAAAGCAGGATCGGACCCCTCCGAGCCGCAGGAATACTCTATGGGCAACCATACGGGCGCACTGGCCAGTGCAGATCTGGACTATCAGGAGCCCTACACGGGAATACCGAGGATGAGTTCGATTCCTGTGCACGTCACCCTCGGAGACCTCACCTGA
- a CDS encoding VOC family protein has translation MSRDLDNKTVVKPANFAHFVLRVTDLKASIAFYEKLLGMHVVHEAPFIAFLTYDAEHHRVALVVTPVTDQAPPGAAGLDHVAYTFSSLEALLGSYLRLKELGIVPVWSINHGPTTSLYYADPDGNRIELQVDNFETEQQAQDFMSSDVFIQNPIGVEFDADKLAARFIAGDPIDELQKQGATEN, from the coding sequence ATGAGCCGAGATCTCGACAACAAGACTGTGGTCAAACCGGCCAACTTTGCCCACTTCGTCCTGCGAGTCACGGACCTGAAAGCATCGATTGCGTTTTACGAAAAACTTCTCGGGATGCACGTCGTCCACGAGGCCCCCTTCATCGCTTTTCTGACCTACGATGCCGAACATCACAGAGTCGCCCTCGTAGTCACACCCGTGACCGATCAGGCACCTCCAGGAGCAGCCGGACTCGACCATGTCGCCTACACGTTTTCCTCGCTGGAGGCCCTGCTCGGGAGCTACCTGCGCCTGAAAGAACTTGGCATCGTCCCGGTCTGGTCGATCAACCACGGACCGACGACGTCGCTTTACTACGCCGACCCCGATGGGAATCGGATCGAGTTGCAAGTGGACAACTTCGAAACCGAGCAACAGGCGCAGGACTTCATGTCCAGCGATGTCTTTATACAAAACCCGATCGGTGTGGAGTTTGATGCCGACAAGCTTGCCGCCCGCTTCATCGCCGGCGACCCGATCGACGAACTGCAGAAACAGGGCGCCACCGAAAACTAG